The following coding sequences are from one Leptospira mayottensis 200901116 window:
- a CDS encoding adenylate/guanylate cyclase domain-containing protein yields MLEIHSRYLPFGTSGVLLFISASQSNSQIDTSILSKEITKKEIGTVCFISNDSSIDANTLESIPSSVTVLSILIPPGPETNDSVYSTFLQIQKFLKKGNLLFLIAPDCETRFPLLLSKLLLAASPSMSNSELQSQIFHFGYSAPDQTTFRRYLAKQKEQHSLPEIPPGEFSVSVHLVQKGKHTSTSKVQNEESLTKNPIKTKGEKKKPKSSFESSSIHAIEIDDLDDTQKLKEIPVLIPLEHSQIVNEENETSNSSSTSSERLQIVNEENETSDSSSTSSEHSQIVNEENETSDSSSTSSEHSQIVNEENETSNSSSTSSERLQIVNEENETSDSSSTSSEHSQIVNEENETSNSSSTSSEHSQIVNEENETSDSSSTSNSAPVSNAKLSSQQAVSKSEKDAHTPSVVVKSKFPLQIKLMAVISVLMTFTVSTIIFFASSAFREDSEVRVLQNNLNLVNILGLKIKTDIKEILSNGKQIVGALVKGNEGISFADIFFQNDPDFIYAGLFQIEGDAPLAVNQFYNAPYLNELSISPKTISNLVQNRPGFIQKSILTGGRMENLSAEFKEPIFAIAIPSFGSNSKVLVLILRLEKFLNAFQKQDISDIFMVNGEGDLIAHSDAKLLQSNTNFMNLPIVESMVKSSENTKQIEYKDKDGKVWFGSYQKLGFGGAAVISIVPEDKAFETVYKIQKTNLLIMGIALCLALLIVFFFAKTITKPLLHLLQATTEIARGNFKVKISSTTKDEVGLLTDYFVDMGKGLEEREKVKDALGRFVNKEIAEMVLKHELTLGGERKMCAIFFSDIRSFTSISEKLQPEEVVEFLNEYMTEMVHCVNETHGIVDKFIGDAIMATWGAAKTSDKDAENAINGSLMMREALLKFNQGRGGEKKPIIQIGCGLNYGPVIAGQIGSEQRLEYTVIGDAVNLASRVEALNKPFGTDILITQNLLDHVPDIFNVEKMQSIKVKGKEEPQVIYAVLGRKDDPNCPKNIEELRKKIGIVWEPPKKDKAKDPEAGEVKYEILD; encoded by the coding sequence ATGTTAGAAATCCACAGTCGTTATCTTCCATTCGGAACTTCAGGAGTCCTTCTATTCATTTCGGCCTCTCAGTCAAATTCTCAAATTGATACTTCTATTCTCTCTAAAGAAATTACTAAGAAAGAAATCGGAACGGTTTGCTTTATCTCAAATGATTCTTCGATTGACGCGAATACTCTCGAATCGATCCCTTCTTCCGTGACAGTTCTTTCGATTCTCATCCCTCCTGGACCAGAAACAAACGATTCAGTATACAGTACATTCTTGCAGATTCAAAAATTCTTAAAAAAAGGGAACCTCCTTTTTTTAATCGCACCCGATTGCGAGACCAGATTTCCACTACTCCTTTCCAAACTTTTACTCGCCGCTTCTCCTTCCATGAGTAATTCCGAACTCCAGAGTCAAATTTTCCATTTCGGCTATTCTGCCCCAGATCAGACGACATTTCGGAGATACCTCGCCAAACAAAAAGAACAGCATTCTTTACCCGAAATTCCTCCGGGAGAATTTTCTGTATCGGTTCATCTAGTTCAAAAAGGAAAACATACTTCTACTTCTAAAGTTCAAAACGAAGAATCTTTAACAAAAAATCCCATAAAAACCAAAGGAGAAAAGAAAAAACCAAAATCTTCCTTCGAATCTTCTTCGATCCATGCAATCGAAATTGATGATTTAGACGATACTCAAAAGCTGAAAGAAATTCCAGTTTTGATTCCTTTAGAACATTCACAAATCGTAAATGAGGAAAATGAAACCTCTAACTCAAGTTCAACCTCCTCCGAACGTTTGCAAATCGTAAATGAGGAAAATGAAACCTCTGATTCAAGTTCAACCTCTTCCGAACATTCGCAAATCGTAAATGAGGAAAATGAAACCTCTGATTCAAGTTCAACCTCTTCCGAACATTCGCAAATCGTAAATGAGGAAAATGAAACCTCTAACTCAAGTTCAACCTCCTCCGAACGTTTGCAAATCGTAAATGAGGAAAATGAAACCTCTGATTCAAGTTCAACCTCTTCCGAACATTCGCAAATCGTAAATGAGGAAAATGAAACCTCCAATTCAAGTTCAACCTCTTCCGAACATTCGCAAATCGTAAATGAGGAAAATGAAACCTCTGATTCAAGTTCAACTTCGAATTCGGCTCCAGTAAGCAATGCCAAACTATCCTCCCAACAAGCCGTTTCAAAATCGGAAAAAGACGCACACACTCCTTCCGTGGTTGTAAAGTCCAAGTTTCCACTTCAGATCAAATTGATGGCAGTAATTTCCGTTTTGATGACATTCACCGTCTCCACCATCATTTTCTTCGCTTCTTCCGCATTCCGAGAAGATTCGGAAGTTCGAGTTCTTCAAAACAATTTAAATTTGGTGAATATTTTAGGGTTAAAAATCAAAACTGACATCAAAGAAATTCTTTCCAACGGAAAACAAATCGTTGGAGCTTTGGTTAAAGGAAACGAAGGAATTTCATTTGCGGACATCTTTTTTCAGAACGATCCGGACTTTATTTACGCGGGCCTTTTCCAAATTGAAGGGGACGCACCTTTAGCGGTTAACCAATTCTACAACGCACCTTACTTAAACGAACTCAGTATTTCTCCGAAGACAATTTCCAATCTTGTGCAAAATAGGCCCGGATTCATCCAAAAATCCATTCTTACAGGCGGCAGAATGGAGAATCTAAGTGCGGAGTTTAAGGAACCGATCTTCGCAATCGCAATTCCTTCCTTCGGCTCCAACTCGAAAGTTTTAGTTTTGATCCTTCGTCTGGAAAAGTTTCTGAACGCATTCCAAAAACAAGATATATCCGATATATTCATGGTAAACGGAGAAGGAGATCTAATCGCTCATTCGGATGCAAAACTTCTTCAATCAAATACGAATTTTATGAATCTTCCGATCGTGGAATCTATGGTCAAAAGTTCGGAAAATACGAAACAAATCGAATATAAAGACAAAGACGGCAAGGTTTGGTTTGGTTCGTATCAAAAACTGGGCTTCGGTGGAGCCGCTGTCATTTCGATCGTTCCGGAAGATAAGGCATTTGAAACGGTTTATAAGATTCAAAAAACGAACCTTCTTATTATGGGAATCGCCCTTTGTTTGGCTCTACTCATCGTCTTTTTCTTTGCGAAAACGATCACCAAACCACTGTTACATCTACTACAGGCCACAACGGAAATCGCACGAGGAAACTTCAAAGTCAAAATCAGTTCTACTACAAAAGATGAAGTCGGTCTTCTTACAGACTACTTCGTGGACATGGGTAAAGGTCTCGAAGAAAGAGAAAAAGTAAAAGACGCTCTGGGAAGGTTCGTAAACAAGGAAATCGCGGAGATGGTCTTAAAACACGAACTTACCCTTGGAGGGGAAAGAAAGATGTGCGCGATTTTCTTCTCCGATATTCGTAGTTTTACTTCAATATCCGAAAAACTTCAACCGGAAGAAGTCGTTGAATTTCTAAACGAATACATGACTGAGATGGTCCATTGTGTCAACGAAACGCATGGGATCGTGGACAAATTTATCGGAGACGCGATCATGGCGACCTGGGGAGCCGCTAAGACATCCGATAAAGACGCCGAAAACGCGATCAACGGTTCCCTGATGATGAGAGAAGCACTTCTGAAATTCAATCAAGGAAGAGGCGGAGAAAAAAAACCAATTATCCAGATCGGTTGCGGTCTAAATTACGGTCCCGTGATCGCGGGTCAAATCGGTTCCGAACAAAGGCTCGAATACACCGTAATCGGAGACGCAGTAAACCTCGCATCCAGAGTAGAAGCCTTGAATAAACCTTTCGGAACCGACATCCTTATCACACAAAATCTTTTAGATCACGTCCCCGATATCTTCAACGTGGAAAAGATGCAATCGATCAAAGTAAAAGGTAAGGAAGAACCACAGGTAATTTATGCGGTTTTGGGAAGAAAAGACGATCCAAACTGCCCTAAAAATATCGAAGAACTGAGAAAAAAGATCGGAATCGTTTGGGAACCACCTAAGAAAGATAAAGCGAAAGACCCCGAAGCCGGAGAAGTTAAGTATGAGATACTTGACTGA
- a CDS encoding FecR family protein yields MRYLTEGKYVVTFLTGLFLTFNILLYLHLTSGHKKGSNPEIGKIIFKNRKAQRKFDSEVVWEEIETEMKVRNKDTVRTDDKAEAVLVLNDGTEIKLDENSMIFLDFSDKNLSIDFAYGSVSANKDSGTEMKIKSGETTVEVDKGDLKLSKSEDQALNLEVSKGNAKVISGNQESNLTNNQAIELKNGKSEIRSLSISLNSPGDRKFFQTSTSSFPVSFNWNKAEAVKEYTLEISNHPSFSKNVIRSKANGISLSKSLEKGTYFWRITAINPQSKTPEYSETRSLTILGDLKSSLFTPTKSEEFKFTSNPPSVVFQWTSVDFTNIYKFELAEDKNFKEIIINQEIQGTLFRWDKSKEGKYFARVTPKPSLADLKVFSSEAISFSMKKLEKPEPPALKKPFDQEEIALRKFSKEGNLFVWSGSVDFVEYILEISNDSEFKNIIFSKKTNSLSMISSPITNSGTYFWRIKTSTKEGEQILSPSRQFNIQSLENLELLFPVNQQELGHPANHKLTFRWQRPDPSGIYRLEVAKNSGFSGDVIRENFRSSSGTVSIPSVGEYFWKVSLLGSSGENLLTSKTQTFKTSDNSPFLSQSYPTIEETIDISNRESIEFRWETEGNIESVILEIKSGKNKSILKKELRGDSYSLKDFGILEEGKFQWRISAKYRDKTGTQKFTIPISRNFEIKLSKTIRPPEILSPKEIYVE; encoded by the coding sequence ATGAGATACTTGACTGAAGGGAAATACGTAGTCACATTTCTTACGGGACTCTTCCTCACTTTTAATATATTACTGTACCTTCATTTAACTTCAGGGCATAAAAAGGGAAGTAACCCTGAAATCGGAAAGATAATCTTTAAAAATAGAAAAGCCCAGAGAAAATTCGACTCCGAAGTCGTCTGGGAAGAAATCGAAACCGAAATGAAAGTCAGAAACAAGGATACAGTTCGTACTGATGACAAAGCCGAAGCCGTTTTGGTTCTAAACGACGGAACCGAAATCAAACTCGACGAGAATAGTATGATCTTTCTGGACTTTTCGGATAAAAATCTATCGATAGACTTCGCATATGGATCGGTTTCCGCCAACAAGGACAGCGGTACCGAGATGAAGATCAAAAGTGGCGAGACCACAGTGGAAGTAGATAAGGGAGATCTAAAACTTTCCAAATCGGAAGATCAAGCTCTCAACCTTGAAGTTTCCAAAGGTAACGCAAAGGTAATTTCCGGAAATCAGGAATCCAATTTAACAAACAACCAAGCAATCGAATTGAAAAACGGGAAATCTGAAATTCGTTCGTTATCGATCTCTCTGAATTCTCCTGGGGATCGAAAATTTTTTCAAACTTCGACTAGTTCCTTTCCGGTATCTTTTAACTGGAATAAAGCAGAAGCCGTAAAAGAATATACATTAGAAATTTCGAATCATCCCAGCTTCTCAAAGAACGTGATCCGATCCAAAGCAAATGGAATTTCTTTAAGTAAGTCTTTGGAAAAAGGAACGTATTTTTGGAGAATCACCGCAATCAATCCGCAATCGAAAACACCCGAATATAGCGAAACTCGTTCTCTTACCATATTAGGAGATTTGAAATCTTCTCTTTTTACTCCTACAAAGTCGGAGGAATTCAAATTCACATCCAATCCTCCAAGCGTAGTCTTTCAATGGACTTCCGTCGATTTCACGAATATTTATAAGTTCGAATTGGCAGAAGATAAGAACTTTAAGGAAATTATCATCAATCAGGAAATCCAAGGTACTCTTTTTCGTTGGGACAAATCGAAGGAAGGAAAATATTTCGCAAGGGTCACTCCAAAACCTTCTTTGGCCGATTTAAAAGTATTTTCCTCTGAAGCAATTTCGTTTAGCATGAAAAAGCTGGAAAAACCAGAACCTCCCGCCTTGAAAAAACCTTTCGATCAAGAAGAAATTGCCCTTCGCAAATTCTCCAAAGAAGGAAATCTATTTGTATGGTCCGGTTCCGTAGACTTTGTGGAATACATCTTGGAAATCTCAAACGATTCGGAATTCAAAAATATCATATTTAGTAAAAAAACGAATTCTTTATCTATGATTTCTTCTCCGATCACAAACTCGGGCACTTACTTCTGGAGAATCAAAACTTCTACAAAAGAAGGCGAGCAGATTCTTTCACCCAGCAGACAATTTAATATTCAATCTTTGGAAAATTTGGAACTTTTATTTCCTGTAAACCAACAAGAACTGGGGCATCCGGCCAACCATAAATTGACTTTCCGTTGGCAAAGACCGGACCCTTCCGGAATTTATAGATTGGAAGTTGCAAAGAACTCCGGATTTTCGGGAGACGTGATTCGGGAAAATTTCCGTTCCTCTTCCGGAACCGTGAGTATTCCTTCGGTCGGAGAATATTTCTGGAAAGTTTCCCTTTTAGGTTCGAGCGGGGAAAATTTATTAACGAGTAAAACTCAAACTTTTAAAACTTCGGACAACTCTCCTTTCTTAAGTCAAAGTTATCCTACAATCGAAGAAACGATTGATATTTCCAACCGGGAAAGCATCGAATTCCGCTGGGAAACGGAAGGGAACATAGAATCCGTAATCTTAGAAATAAAATCCGGCAAAAACAAATCGATTTTGAAAAAGGAACTTCGAGGGGATTCTTATTCTCTTAAGGATTTTGGAATATTAGAAGAAGGCAAATTTCAATGGAGAATCTCGGCCAAATACAGGGACAAAACGGGAACGCAAAAATTTACGATTCCAATTTCCAGAAATTTCGAAATCAAGCTAAGTAAAACAATCCGACCTCCGGAGATTCTGTCACCAAAGGAAATTTATGTGGAATAG
- a CDS encoding LIC11435 family protein, whose protein sequence is MWNRILLSCVLFSISVSVSGEEEGRYLEWKPVPEAGSYIIEIKDASGKITREKTKNTRFEVNLPPGVYEHRIGVLNKFGRFPVFSEWASFEVIVSRAPFINPDSGVILLKEKLRSYLTVKGENFTEAMNATLLLPSGETIKAEFEFVNSKEIRIKTENLNLKEGSYTLSLENPRNKKSTQEGFLILADSEKELAEIVKRNKQDNRILYPEIQWSSTFQSAILPGWGQSNQDKKYKRWIFPILIISAIAYSMERFSAYNSSLAALNQSKTLNQSFFFMGDSALLPFATYSYLQIQSDYSNAVSHYEQFNTSLEIIAVLYLLNVLDAALIGSTTSKAAYESDRKIVPFFKTRKIESIQGDRSSNIFFPNSFEIGIKIFL, encoded by the coding sequence ATGTGGAATAGAATTCTTTTATCTTGCGTTCTTTTTTCGATTTCCGTTTCCGTTTCAGGTGAAGAGGAAGGTAGATATTTGGAATGGAAACCTGTCCCTGAGGCCGGCAGTTATATAATAGAAATCAAGGATGCCAGTGGAAAAATCACCCGAGAAAAAACGAAAAACACTCGTTTCGAAGTAAACCTCCCTCCCGGAGTGTACGAACATAGGATCGGGGTACTCAATAAATTCGGAAGATTTCCAGTGTTCTCCGAGTGGGCTTCCTTCGAGGTAATTGTTTCTCGAGCCCCGTTCATAAATCCCGATTCTGGCGTAATACTTTTAAAGGAAAAATTGAGATCTTATTTAACCGTTAAAGGCGAAAATTTTACGGAAGCAATGAACGCTACCTTGCTTCTCCCTTCAGGCGAAACCATTAAAGCAGAATTCGAATTCGTCAATTCAAAAGAAATTAGAATTAAGACCGAAAATCTGAATCTCAAAGAAGGAAGTTATACCCTCTCTCTGGAAAATCCTAGAAACAAAAAATCCACCCAAGAAGGATTTTTAATCCTCGCCGATTCGGAAAAGGAACTTGCAGAAATTGTTAAACGAAATAAACAGGATAATAGAATTTTATATCCCGAAATTCAATGGAGTTCCACTTTTCAATCCGCAATTTTACCAGGTTGGGGACAATCCAATCAGGATAAAAAATATAAACGTTGGATTTTTCCGATCTTAATCATAAGCGCAATCGCCTATTCCATGGAAAGATTTTCGGCATACAACTCCAGCTTGGCCGCTCTAAATCAAAGCAAAACGTTGAACCAAAGCTTTTTTTTCATGGGGGACTCCGCACTTCTTCCTTTTGCAACCTATTCTTATCTGCAAATTCAATCCGATTACTCTAACGCAGTCTCTCACTACGAACAATTCAATACTTCATTGGAAATTATCGCCGTACTGTATTTGTTAAACGTACTGGATGCGGCATTGATCGGTTCTACCACTTCCAAAGCAGCTTACGAATCAGATCGAAAGATAGTTCCCTTCTTTAAAACCAGAAAAATAGAATCAATCCAAGGGGACCGCTCTTCGAACATTTTTTTTCCAAACTCATTCGAAATAGGAATAAAAATTTTTCTATAA
- a CDS encoding ABC-F family ATP-binding cassette domain-containing protein: MNLISVDKISKEIGSKVLFHQISFGINEGEKIGILGINGSGKTTLLKMLAGLDVPDSGQIMKNKILRIAVLSQSPSFDPNHTVLEHIFSASSPILETIRSYEAVCGRLDLGNAEEEYNRLMLEMDRLGAWELESWYRSLLKELNIRDLSVRMGSLSGGMLKKVALVQILIEESNLLVLDEPTNHLDVDTVLWLQDYLIETKKAVLLVTHDRYFLEEVTERIIELENGSLLSFPGNFGFYLEKKNEAEVIREKAEQKEKQFLKKELEWLRRQPKARGTKQKGRTDRALEVLNRKKAGKEIVLDFSVSGKRLGKKILELKNLHKSYHKSIISNFSYTFKNGERIGIVGPNGSGKSTLLDMIVGRIKPDSGDVSIGMNTNFGYFDQVSKELPGDMRVIEYIKKECGVSIKMSDDRVLSAADMLELFLFDTRLQANYIKNLSGGEKRRLYLVSILMTNPNFLILDEPTNDLDIRTLSVLEEFLTEFGGCVLVVSHDRYFMDRTVDYLFIFQGEGIVEKFPGNYSEYLEYNNYLNKQKEIEIKPKETDSSKTKKGLSFNQKKELDVLETEIFSLEEEERKLTEILQSGTGKPNELAIVGNRLTEIHSVLPSKLERWEELQNLL, encoded by the coding sequence ATGAATTTAATATCTGTCGATAAGATTTCCAAAGAAATTGGTTCTAAAGTTTTATTCCATCAAATCAGCTTTGGAATTAACGAAGGGGAAAAAATCGGAATTCTCGGAATTAACGGTTCCGGAAAAACGACCCTTTTAAAAATGCTTGCTGGTTTAGACGTTCCTGATAGCGGACAGATCATGAAGAATAAAATTCTTCGGATCGCAGTTTTATCTCAATCTCCCTCTTTTGATCCAAACCATACTGTCTTGGAACATATCTTTTCCGCTTCGAGCCCGATTTTGGAAACGATTCGGTCTTATGAAGCGGTTTGCGGGCGTTTGGATTTGGGAAACGCGGAAGAGGAATACAATCGTTTGATGTTGGAGATGGATCGGCTTGGAGCTTGGGAACTGGAGTCTTGGTATCGATCTCTTTTGAAAGAATTGAATATACGAGATCTTTCGGTTCGAATGGGTTCTTTATCCGGCGGAATGCTCAAAAAAGTTGCCTTGGTTCAGATCTTAATCGAAGAGTCCAATCTTCTTGTTCTCGACGAGCCGACCAATCACTTGGATGTAGATACGGTTCTCTGGCTTCAGGACTATCTGATCGAAACTAAAAAAGCTGTTCTTCTCGTCACTCACGATCGTTATTTTTTAGAAGAGGTTACGGAGCGAATTATAGAATTGGAAAACGGAAGTTTACTTTCTTTTCCGGGAAATTTCGGATTTTATCTGGAGAAAAAAAACGAAGCCGAAGTTATCCGGGAAAAAGCGGAACAGAAAGAAAAACAATTTCTAAAAAAAGAGTTAGAATGGCTTCGAAGACAACCGAAGGCAAGGGGAACCAAACAAAAAGGAAGGACCGATCGTGCACTTGAGGTTTTGAATCGTAAAAAGGCAGGAAAAGAAATCGTTTTAGATTTTTCTGTTTCGGGCAAACGGCTCGGGAAAAAGATTCTAGAATTGAAAAATTTGCACAAGTCGTATCATAAATCCATTATATCCAATTTTTCTTATACGTTTAAAAATGGAGAACGAATCGGAATCGTAGGTCCGAACGGATCAGGAAAATCCACTCTTCTCGATATGATCGTGGGTAGGATAAAACCGGATTCGGGGGATGTAAGCATCGGAATGAATACGAATTTCGGTTATTTTGATCAAGTTTCCAAAGAGCTCCCCGGCGATATGAGAGTGATTGAATATATTAAGAAGGAATGTGGTGTTTCGATCAAAATGAGCGATGATCGCGTTTTAAGCGCGGCCGACATGCTCGAACTATTCCTTTTTGATACAAGGTTGCAGGCGAATTATATCAAGAATCTATCGGGCGGGGAAAAAAGAAGACTTTATCTTGTTTCTATTTTGATGACCAATCCGAATTTTTTGATCTTGGACGAACCTACCAACGATTTGGACATCCGAACCCTTTCGGTTTTGGAGGAGTTTTTGACCGAGTTCGGAGGTTGTGTTCTTGTCGTTTCGCATGATCGTTACTTTATGGATCGGACGGTGGATTATCTTTTTATTTTTCAGGGTGAAGGAATCGTCGAAAAGTTTCCTGGAAATTATTCCGAATATTTAGAATATAATAATTATCTAAATAAACAAAAGGAAATCGAGATAAAACCGAAGGAAACCGATTCTTCAAAAACTAAAAAGGGCTTAAGTTTCAATCAGAAGAAAGAATTGGACGTTTTGGAAACGGAGATCTTTTCTCTGGAGGAAGAAGAGCGTAAACTCACCGAAATTCTTCAATCGGGAACCGGAAAACCGAACGAATTGGCGATCGTTGGTAATCGACTTACGGAGATTCATTCTGTTCTACCTTCGAAGTTAGAGCGTTGGGAAGAACTTCAGAATTTACTTTAA
- a CDS encoding sensor histidine kinase, protein MDPISITEKHYQLLFDFSQDGLVIHCEGKILKANDALIRMLGYDSIEEVIGRPILQFIHYRSQNIVKQRIQKMIQEGVGVGIVEEEFIRKDGSTLFVEVVATTFFESDRQYFQAIVRDINSRKRAELELERLRSKLKVTQERLCGVIEGTKDAICAVDINFRVIAFNSSFELSFWKLYGKKIEEGTLLPELIWDPLERSVVIENWSRALRGEVYTTERTIHGLVQDVAIFEISYSSIRDSSHNLIGATQIIRDITERKSDEEKLKKTLEEKEVMLKEIHHRVKNNLQVVASLLGLQAEYSQNEKISRILKECERRIQSMALIHKELYQSENITKIDFCDYLNTLLISLLHSFGKEKKVEFNISSKPNFVSIETAIPLGLIVNELVTNSLKYAFLNEREGQISVKLRLDMGESVLEVGDNGIGMPEKFDLGKSESLGLRLVEILSKQLRGKFVLLPTGEERGTKFQVRFKA, encoded by the coding sequence ATGGATCCGATCTCAATCACGGAAAAACACTATCAGCTTCTTTTTGATTTTTCCCAGGATGGATTAGTGATTCATTGTGAAGGTAAAATTTTGAAAGCGAACGATGCATTGATTCGAATGCTCGGTTACGACTCGATTGAAGAAGTGATCGGAAGACCGATTCTCCAATTTATTCACTACCGGTCTCAAAATATCGTCAAACAAAGGATTCAGAAAATGATCCAAGAAGGAGTGGGAGTCGGGATCGTTGAAGAAGAATTCATCCGAAAAGACGGCTCTACTTTATTCGTGGAAGTGGTCGCTACCACTTTTTTTGAAAGTGATCGTCAGTATTTCCAAGCGATCGTAAGAGACATCAACTCTAGAAAACGGGCTGAACTTGAATTAGAAAGACTTCGTTCCAAACTTAAGGTGACTCAAGAAAGGCTTTGTGGAGTGATCGAAGGAACGAAAGATGCCATCTGTGCGGTGGACATCAACTTTCGTGTAATCGCTTTTAATTCTTCCTTTGAACTTAGTTTTTGGAAACTCTACGGTAAAAAAATCGAGGAAGGAACTCTTCTTCCCGAACTCATTTGGGATCCCCTCGAACGGAGTGTAGTGATTGAAAATTGGAGCCGTGCTCTTCGGGGAGAAGTATATACCACGGAAAGAACAATACACGGTTTAGTTCAAGATGTCGCAATATTTGAAATCAGCTATAGTTCTATTCGAGATTCTTCACATAATCTGATCGGTGCGACTCAGATCATTCGGGATATTACTGAAAGAAAGAGTGATGAGGAAAAGCTGAAAAAAACCCTGGAAGAAAAAGAAGTAATGTTGAAAGAGATTCATCATAGAGTGAAGAACAATCTTCAAGTAGTGGCAAGTCTTTTGGGTTTACAGGCCGAATATTCTCAGAACGAAAAAATTTCCCGGATTCTTAAAGAATGCGAACGTAGAATTCAGTCCATGGCTTTGATTCATAAGGAACTCTATCAATCTGAGAATATTACAAAAATAGATTTTTGTGACTATCTCAACACACTATTGATCAGCCTTCTTCATTCTTTTGGAAAAGAAAAGAAAGTGGAATTTAATATTTCCTCCAAGCCGAATTTTGTTTCGATCGAAACAGCGATTCCATTGGGACTTATCGTCAACGAACTCGTGACTAATTCCTTGAAATATGCGTTTTTGAACGAAAGGGAAGGTCAAATTTCAGTGAAGCTTAGATTGGACATGGGAGAATCCGTTTTGGAAGTTGGAGATAATGGAATCGGTATGCCTGAAAAATTCGACCTTGGCAAATCTGAGTCCTTGGGATTGAGACTCGTGGAAATTCTTTCCAAACAACTCAGAGGTAAGTTCGTGCTTCTTCCTACAGGAGAGGAAAGAGGAACGAAATTTCAAGTCCGATTTAAAGCCTAA